From the Limanda limanda chromosome 2, fLimLim1.1, whole genome shotgun sequence genome, one window contains:
- the LOC133028317 gene encoding ras-related protein Rab-33B-like: MESSLEFSNSLGSVSSQSRCRTFKVLVIGDSGVGKTCLTHRLRAGQFPSRVEATIGVDFRERPLDVDGERLKLQLWDTAGQERFRKSMVQHYYRNVHAVLFIYDVTYPASFSGLVSWIEECRQNSVGQKIPRFLVGNKSDLRDPRTTEGQVSQEQAMSFAKAHGMMFFETSAKKPPLKRVNGQRGDGAVSYQQDKVEDIVIAVGAKLKRQKKPLAANTVTYNGSFKVLSKKRADKEQWTCC; this comes from the exons ATGGAGTCGTCTCTGGAGTTTTCCAACTCTCTGGGCAGTGTGTCCTCTCAGAGCCGCTGTCGGACTTTCAAGGTTCTGGTGATCGGAGACTCCGGGGTGGGGAAGACCTGCCTCACACACCGGCTCCGCGCCGGACAGTTCCCCAGCAGAGTGGAGGCCACCATCGGGGTGGACTTCCGCGAGAGGCCGCTGGACGTCGATGGAGAAAGATTAAAG CTCCAGCTATGGGACACAGCGGGACAGGAGCGCTTTCGTAAGTCCATGGTGCAGCATTACTATCGAAACGTCCACGCCGTGCTCTTCATTTATGATGTCACCTACCCCGCCAGTTTCAGTGGCCTTGTTTCCTGGATAGAAGAGTGCAGGCAGAACTCAGTGGGACAGAAAATCCCCAG GTTCCTGGTGGGCAACAAAAGTGACCTCCGTGACCCCAGAACGACTGAGGGCCAGGTGAGCCAGGAGCAGGCGATGAGCTTCGCCAAGGCCCATGGCATGATGTTCTTTGAGACATCGGCCAAGAAGCCGCCACTCAAGCGTGTGAACGGACAGCGAGGCGACGGAGCGGTTTCATATCAGCAGGATAAGGTGGAGGACATCGTCATCGCTGTCGGCGCCAAGCTGAAGCGACAGAAAAAACCTTTGGCAGCGAACACTGTGACATACAATGGATCCTTTAAAGTCCTGAGCAAGAAAAGAGCGGATAAAGAGCAGTGGACCTGCtgctga